One genomic window of Nocardioides daphniae includes the following:
- the narI gene encoding respiratory nitrate reductase subunit gamma: MDVFLWVIVPYLCLATFVVGHVWRYRYDKFGWTTRSSQLYEDRMLRLGSPLFHFGMLGVVGGHVIGLLVPRSWTDAVGIDDHMYHYVAVGGGLLAGIAATVGLVILIYRRRTVGPVFSATTGMDKVMYLFLAAAIFLGMWNTIAGSIFTLGGEYNYREGVSVWYRSFLAFNPDASLMADAPIGFQLHALVAFALFALWPFTRLVHVFSAPVGYLTRPYIVYRSRDEAMGSRSPRRGWDEPAGRR; this comes from the coding sequence ATGGACGTCTTCCTGTGGGTGATCGTGCCCTACCTCTGCCTCGCCACCTTCGTGGTCGGCCACGTGTGGCGCTACCGCTACGACAAGTTCGGCTGGACCACGCGGTCGTCGCAGCTCTACGAGGACCGCATGCTGCGGCTCGGCTCCCCGCTCTTCCACTTCGGCATGCTCGGGGTCGTCGGCGGCCACGTGATCGGGCTGCTGGTCCCGCGGTCGTGGACCGACGCGGTCGGTATCGACGACCACATGTACCACTACGTGGCGGTCGGTGGAGGGCTCCTGGCCGGCATCGCCGCGACGGTCGGCCTGGTCATCCTGATCTACCGCAGGCGCACGGTCGGGCCGGTCTTCAGCGCCACGACGGGGATGGACAAGGTGATGTACCTCTTCCTCGCGGCCGCGATCTTCCTGGGGATGTGGAACACCATCGCCGGGTCGATCTTCACCCTCGGGGGCGAGTACAACTACCGGGAGGGCGTCTCGGTCTGGTACCGCTCGTTCCTCGCCTTCAACCCCGACGCCTCGCTGATGGCCGACGCCCCGATCGGCTTCCAGCTGCACGCGCTGGTCGCCTTCGCCCTCTTCGCGCTGTGGCCCTTCACCCGCCTGGTCCACGTCTTCTCGGCGCCCGTCGGCTACCTCACCCGGCCCTACATCGTCTACCGCTCGCGGGACGAGGCCATGGGCAGCCGCAGCCCCCGACGCGGCTGGGACGAGCCCGCGGGGCGCCGCTGA
- the narJ gene encoding nitrate reductase molybdenum cofactor assembly chaperone — protein MRSRRTRRGTQRDVRPVWAVCAALLDYPDERLLAALDGLEALVPDDPHLQPVIDHLRTHDLRELQVDYVKAFDLTRKCSPYLTYFSHGDTRRRGLALVEFKEAYRAAGVEFDPDEDELPDHVSVVLQFGALVDTAGALKLLLDHRAGLEMLRLALAGFDDGLGSPWWGVVAAVCATLPPLDGDDADAVRRLVEAGPPAEEVGLGGYGDPALAPPPGGPTLISSARIPVGAP, from the coding sequence GTGAGGTCACGACGTACGCGTCGCGGGACGCAGCGGGACGTGCGCCCGGTGTGGGCGGTCTGCGCGGCCCTGCTCGACTACCCCGACGAGCGGCTCCTGGCCGCCCTCGACGGGCTGGAGGCCCTGGTGCCCGACGACCCGCACCTGCAGCCGGTGATCGACCACCTGCGTACGCACGACCTGCGCGAGCTGCAGGTCGACTACGTCAAGGCGTTCGACCTGACCCGCAAGTGCTCGCCCTACCTCACCTACTTCTCGCACGGTGACACCCGCCGCCGCGGGCTGGCGCTGGTCGAGTTCAAGGAGGCCTACCGCGCCGCCGGCGTCGAGTTCGACCCCGACGAGGACGAGCTGCCCGACCACGTCAGCGTGGTGCTGCAGTTCGGGGCGCTGGTCGACACGGCGGGTGCGCTGAAGCTGCTGCTCGACCACCGGGCGGGCCTGGAGATGCTCCGCCTGGCCCTGGCCGGCTTCGACGACGGGCTGGGCTCGCCGTGGTGGGGCGTGGTGGCCGCGGTCTGCGCGACCCTGCCGCCGCTCGACGGTGACGACGCCGACGCCGTACGCCGTCTGGTCGAGGCCGGCCCACCGGCCGAGGAGGTGGGGCTCGGGGGCTACGGCGACCCGGCCCTGGCCCCGCCACCGGGCGGCCCCACCCTGATCTCGTCGGCCCGCATCCCGGTGGGAGCCCCCTGA